One Triticum dicoccoides isolate Atlit2015 ecotype Zavitan chromosome 5B, WEW_v2.0, whole genome shotgun sequence genomic window carries:
- the LOC119312288 gene encoding uncharacterized protein LOC119312288 gives MPIEAASSSGEEETDVFPDWATEEEETDAFPDCEMAEEEEEEEEETDVFTDWAMEEAAVFPDWAMLDRMGRTRCHKDLDAARLVVSKNKTAARLRIDRGLSLYVSFTLAAPGGVSYLNLHWPSVGEGSDAACSFVRATDKDLVLFDIDVPTRVPYFGAPPDLFVYTAAGPSPSVQQLPLYPKERMISRRFLMGKFTTGILRLSDKRYIVADLSVQDGGALCVFNSSQTKEWKTIPITPGQIRWHPPQQNQSSGQLPNLWSTDNVLAFNDRFLCWVDYFSGVLLSDFSSTLGSPMALHFVPFPGEEYPEEVRGASQFPGRFRSVSITQGKMCFVHIDNDFHEETSEDDCPCLQVPGRRRSQPQQHLGPKKITIWTFELLQLIRVQVGAAWCDQP, from the coding sequence ATGCCCATCGAAGCCGCGTCAAGCTCGGGTGAGGAGGAGACCGACGTCTTCCCCGATTgggcgacggaggaggaggagaccgACGCATTCCCCGATtgcgagatggcggaggaggaggaggaggaggaggaggagaccgaCGTCTTCACCGATTGGGCGATGGAGGAGGCCGCCGTCTTCCCCGACTGGGCGATGCTGGATCGCATGGGCCGCACCCGCTGCCACAAGGACCTAGACGCTGCTCGTCTGGTTGTCAGCAAGAACAAGACCGCCGCTCGACTCCGCATTGACCGCGGCCTTTCCTTGTACGTGTCCTTCACCCTCGCGGCTCCGGGTGGGGTCTCCTACCTCAACCTCCACTGGCCGTCGGTGGGAGAAGGATCCGACGCCGCCTGTTCCTTCGTCCGGGCAACCGACAAAGACCTCGTCCTCTTCGACATCGACGTCCCGACCCGGGTTCCCTACTTCGGCGCCCCGCCAGATCTGTTCGTCTACACGGCCGCCGGTCCTTCCCCCTCGGTGCAGCAGCTCCCTCTGTACCCCAAGGAGAGGATGATAAGTCGGCGGTTCCTGATGGGTAAATTCACCACAGGCATCTTGCGGCTCTCGGACAAGCGCTACATCGTTGCCGACCTCAGTGTCCAGGATGGTGGTGCACTCTGCGTCTTCAACTCCTCCCAGACTAAAGAGTGGAAAACCATCCCCATTACACCCGGCCAGATACGTTGGCACCCACCGCAGCAGAACCAGAGCAGTGGCCAGCTCCCCAACCTCTGGTCAACTGACAATGTGCTCGCTTTCAACGACCGTTTCCTGTGCTGGGTTGACTACTTCAGCGGTGTCCTGCTATCTGACTTCTCTTCCACTCTAGGTTCCCCCATGGCGCTCCACTTCGTACCTTTCCCTGGAGAGGAATACCCTGAAGAGGTACGGGGCGCAAGTCAGTTCCCTGGGAGGTTCCGAAGTGTGTCCATCACCCAAGGCAAGATGTGCTTTGTCCACATTGACAATGACTTCCATGAGGAGACAAGCGAAGATGACTGCCCATGTCTTCAGGTTCCTGGGAGACGAAGAAGCCAACCACAGCAGCATCTGGGTCCCAAAAAGATCACCATTTGGACTTTTGAACTCTTACAACTTATTAGAGTTCAAGTGGGAGCAGCATGGTGTGATCAACCTTGA